In the genome of Kwoniella shandongensis chromosome 6, complete sequence, one region contains:
- a CDS encoding prefoldin, alpha subunit: MTTPLVDESSSSRAQVYSAHLRNSLLPELEITRQKLAQVEFDISEYETLREKLSELGKQDGKGLDTLTELGAGVWVEAEVPDTSVVTLDIGLGLHLDMSTADAQEYTKKKMEQLKRARDKLSEKEEHLVWQVGQFHGAIGVAQLQCRSLHCTRTRPSNAIGLDVGTANESIQADGSTSAVSGLLSFVDAF, from the exons ATGACAACTCCCCTCGTCGACGAATCTAGCTCTTCCAGAGCTCAAGTATACTCTGCCCATCTGAGGAATTCATTATTACCAGAACTCGAGATCACCCGACAAAAGCTGGCACAGGTCGAATTTGACATATCAGAATA TGAGACGCTACGAGAGAAACTTTCAGAGCTCGGAAAGCAGGATGGTAAAGGGTTGGATACGCTCACGGAGCTAGGAGCAGGAGTATGGGTCGAGGCGGAAGT ACCCGATACGAGTGTTGTCACGCTCGACATTGGTCTAGGCCTTCATCTCGATATGTCAACTGCCGATGCCCAAGAATATACCAAGAAAAAGATGGAACAACTCAAAAG GGCAAGGGATAAGTTGAGTGAAAAGGAAGAACATCTAGTATGGCAAGTTGGCCAA TTTCACGGAGCGATAGGTG TTGCCCAACTGCAATGCCGATCTCTTCACTGTACCCGCACAAGACCATCCAACGCTATCGGACTCGACGTCGGGACTGCCAACGAGAGCATCCAGGCGGACGGATCGACATCAGCCGTTTCCGGCCTGCTTAGCTTTGTCGACGCTTTCTAG